Proteins from one Natrinema salinisoli genomic window:
- a CDS encoding DUF2249 domain-containing protein, protein MGDLLDVRDQPRAERRDSVFDRLDRADPGKTVAITADTDVRPTVAQYRIERETALEWTVERDGPDAWEVRVTIRDASAAESPDFDVREISPKRRHEVLTDTFDRLEPGQGFVLVNDHDPEPLYHELRSTHGDIVGWTYESRESGEWRVEIAKTGESEGESADGVAATFDVREIPKPDWHPTIHHRYGNLEAGDAMEIVAPHEPKPLHQEFQQQYGDAFEWAVMDRSPGEVRVRITKEPGAADGADADGADLAVTTELDVRDRPPAERHERIFDSYADLEAGEGFVLVNDHDPKPLYHQFDADAGPAFRWEYLVREPGEFRVLIGKADSGDPTSTGDSLRGSTETSGPRAPF, encoded by the coding sequence ATGGGAGACCTTCTCGACGTCCGCGACCAGCCTCGAGCCGAGCGACGAGACAGCGTGTTCGACCGCCTCGACCGGGCCGATCCCGGCAAGACGGTGGCGATCACCGCCGATACCGACGTCCGCCCGACCGTGGCCCAGTACCGCATCGAACGCGAGACGGCCCTCGAGTGGACGGTCGAGCGGGACGGCCCCGACGCGTGGGAGGTCCGCGTGACGATACGGGACGCGTCGGCGGCGGAATCGCCCGACTTCGACGTCCGGGAGATTTCGCCCAAGCGCCGACACGAGGTCCTGACCGACACGTTCGATCGCCTCGAGCCGGGCCAGGGGTTCGTCCTGGTCAACGACCACGATCCAGAGCCGCTGTATCACGAACTGCGATCGACCCACGGCGACATCGTCGGCTGGACGTACGAGAGCCGCGAGTCGGGCGAGTGGCGCGTCGAAATCGCGAAAACGGGCGAAAGCGAGGGCGAATCCGCCGACGGCGTCGCCGCGACCTTCGACGTCCGCGAGATCCCCAAGCCGGACTGGCATCCGACGATCCACCACCGGTACGGCAACCTCGAGGCGGGCGACGCGATGGAGATCGTCGCCCCCCACGAGCCCAAGCCGCTCCACCAGGAGTTCCAACAGCAGTACGGCGACGCCTTCGAGTGGGCGGTGATGGACCGATCGCCCGGCGAGGTCCGGGTCCGCATCACCAAGGAACCGGGCGCGGCCGACGGGGCCGACGCGGACGGGGCCGATCTCGCGGTGACGACCGAACTGGACGTCCGCGACCGGCCGCCGGCCGAGCGCCATGAGCGCATCTTCGACTCCTACGCCGACCTCGAGGCCGGCGAGGGGTTCGTGCTGGTAAACGACCACGATCCGAAGCCGCTGTACCACCAGTTCGACGCCGATGCCGGCCCGGCGTTCCGCTGGGAGTACCTGGTACGAGAACCCGGCGAGTTCCGCGTGCTGATCGGGAAAGCCGACTCCGGAGATCCGACGTCGACGGGCGATTCCTTGAGGGGATCGACTGAGACCAGCGGCCCTCGTGCGCCGTTCTGA